Proteins from a genomic interval of Paracholeplasma manati:
- a CDS encoding GNAT family N-acetyltransferase: MILFQTANKKTRLSAIELSIRTFKANMGEQFTLLFSHHNRKHMFLALDGQKVVSMVNYYPSRITLNGIQFNVASIGSVCTDTAYRGQNLASKLLINAEQAMIQSSIDFTIISGSGGIYERFGARDVGYNHEYLIPIEQFPKDEKMHIRVYQDSDFEDIYAFYQNESHRYLRTKAEFKQLLKSQTVADTYCTYPVVVIEKERRIVGYVILNHYEDAKDLWVKEFAGNRRTFYNAIQALLTFFKKTEIHLVVSAIDPLNELFSTKPHKIITQEASIKIIHRTDFVSKINHYFSKQKADYELSISGAFYVLKGQQKRHQLNDDELLLLIFSGQNSSEIWHKQEIQSMGFPLPLPWSHNLNYQ; encoded by the coding sequence ATGATTCTTTTTCAAACTGCCAACAAAAAGACACGCTTAAGCGCTATCGAATTATCGATTAGAACCTTCAAAGCCAATATGGGAGAACAGTTTACCCTGTTGTTTAGCCATCATAATCGTAAACACATGTTTTTAGCACTAGACGGCCAAAAAGTGGTTTCGATGGTCAATTATTATCCGTCGCGAATTACACTGAATGGCATTCAATTCAATGTCGCATCGATAGGGTCGGTTTGTACAGATACGGCGTATCGTGGACAAAACCTCGCTTCAAAATTATTGATAAATGCAGAACAAGCCATGATTCAATCATCCATCGATTTTACCATCATTTCGGGTTCTGGTGGGATTTATGAAAGATTTGGTGCACGTGATGTGGGATACAATCATGAGTATTTGATACCAATTGAACAATTTCCAAAAGATGAGAAGATGCATATTAGAGTTTATCAAGACAGCGATTTTGAAGATATCTACGCGTTTTATCAAAACGAAAGTCATCGATATCTACGAACCAAAGCAGAATTCAAACAATTATTAAAATCACAAACTGTCGCAGATACTTATTGTACCTACCCTGTAGTCGTGATAGAAAAAGAACGACGTATTGTCGGATATGTTATTTTAAATCACTATGAAGATGCGAAAGATTTGTGGGTTAAAGAATTTGCTGGAAATAGGAGGACTTTTTACAATGCCATACAGGCGTTGTTAACCTTTTTCAAAAAGACAGAAATCCATTTGGTGGTATCTGCCATCGATCCTTTAAATGAGTTATTTAGCACAAAACCTCATAAAATCATTACTCAAGAAGCCAGTATTAAAATCATCCATAGGACTGACTTCGTGTCAAAAATTAACCACTATTTTTCAAAACAAAAAGCAGACTATGAATTGTCTATTTCAGGTGCTTTTTATGTGTTGAAAGGTCAACAAAAAAGACATCAATTGAACGATGATGAATTGTTATTACTCATTTTTAGTGGTCAGAACAGTAGTGAAATATGGCATAAACAGGAGATTCAATCGATGGGTTTTCCACTCCCATTACCGTGGTCTCATAATTTAAACTATCAATAA
- a CDS encoding alpha-amylase family glycosyl hydrolase: MSKLLKLREALVANKPNYPLNYAIPEMFNLFGHSSLSILNNGEHLVNPYDFLVDLIDQVLLKHYESHEVASLSQLKEAKIAKKHMGGDWILKSTVYSMMIRTSTTWDHDRNGYVDENNIYHLKETGTFIKTLALLPLLDKMGVDAIYLLPISKFSLKNKKGELGSPYGVSNFFELDPSLADPMVGEALSLDDQFQALVEAAHTLGMRVMIDIIPRTNATESDLIIDHPDWFYWIKSSDLAVYNPPYVDEINDRTVSPTMKYMPTVYKSKKVLEHIRRFQFDPKTQNKELWAKLKKEYARKGGSILELVDKHFGLTIAPAFSDHINDIQPPWTDVTFFRMYLDHPIETSKFLEDKNVAPYILFDTIKSNLYPGHKPNKELWDTLANIIPHYQKTYGIDGARIDMGHALPKELVNQIIKTAREVDPDFAFIAEELNVDNAKFARGLGYNMIIGNGFSMQPHIWEGKLHHFYYKSVDLDCAVFACGETHDTPRLAARDGGQNLSKFLTVMNMFMPNGVPFINSGQEVYERQPMNTGIDPRPNELYMLPADDPFYMKLALFDKFALHYLNHMHNDIPDNLARVKPIRKKYINVITDKKNYIPISFLEGYNPVGFAYEAKDEVLIIVGNANPFDAQHVKIDLRPIRKRFDLNQNEGRILYAMHESGPRMFYEFDENQNPYFFMGAGEVKILVLQKNKSK, from the coding sequence ATGTCAAAACTATTAAAACTACGCGAAGCGTTAGTGGCCAATAAACCAAACTATCCACTCAATTATGCAATACCTGAAATGTTTAATTTGTTTGGTCATTCGTCATTATCGATTTTGAATAACGGGGAACACTTGGTGAACCCCTATGATTTTTTGGTGGATCTAATCGACCAAGTCTTATTAAAACACTATGAAAGCCATGAAGTAGCCTCTTTGTCTCAACTCAAAGAAGCGAAGATTGCGAAAAAGCATATGGGTGGTGACTGGATTTTAAAATCCACCGTCTATTCCATGATGATTCGTACGTCCACCACATGGGACCATGACCGTAACGGTTATGTCGATGAAAACAATATTTACCATTTAAAAGAAACCGGTACATTCATCAAGACGTTAGCCCTACTCCCATTACTCGATAAAATGGGTGTCGATGCCATCTACTTATTACCGATTTCCAAATTCTCATTGAAAAACAAAAAAGGTGAATTGGGTTCACCTTATGGTGTATCAAACTTCTTTGAATTAGACCCTAGTTTAGCCGACCCTATGGTTGGTGAAGCCTTATCACTCGATGACCAATTCCAAGCCTTGGTTGAAGCCGCTCATACATTGGGTATGCGTGTGATGATTGATATCATTCCAAGAACCAACGCCACCGAAAGTGACCTCATTATTGATCATCCAGATTGGTTCTACTGGATTAAATCCTCGGATTTAGCGGTATATAACCCACCATATGTGGATGAAATCAATGATCGAACTGTATCACCTACCATGAAATATATGCCGACGGTGTATAAGAGTAAGAAAGTCTTAGAACACATCCGTCGTTTCCAATTTGATCCAAAGACTCAAAACAAGGAACTTTGGGCTAAACTCAAGAAAGAATACGCAAGAAAAGGTGGTTCTATCCTTGAATTGGTAGACAAACACTTTGGATTGACCATCGCCCCAGCGTTCTCTGATCATATCAATGATATTCAACCACCTTGGACCGATGTGACGTTCTTTAGAATGTATCTTGACCATCCAATTGAAACCTCTAAATTCTTAGAAGATAAGAATGTCGCGCCTTACATTTTGTTTGATACCATCAAATCCAATTTATACCCTGGACATAAGCCCAACAAAGAGTTGTGGGATACCTTAGCCAACATCATCCCTCACTATCAAAAAACCTATGGTATTGATGGTGCGAGAATCGATATGGGACATGCATTACCTAAGGAATTGGTCAACCAAATCATTAAAACCGCGCGTGAAGTGGATCCTGATTTCGCATTTATTGCTGAAGAACTCAATGTCGACAACGCGAAGTTTGCGAGAGGTTTGGGTTACAACATGATCATCGGTAATGGTTTCTCGATGCAACCTCATATTTGGGAAGGTAAACTCCATCACTTCTATTATAAGAGTGTGGATTTAGATTGTGCCGTATTTGCCTGTGGTGAAACCCACGATACCCCTAGATTAGCCGCACGTGATGGGGGACAAAACCTATCCAAGTTCTTAACTGTCATGAATATGTTTATGCCAAATGGTGTACCATTCATCAACTCTGGTCAAGAAGTTTATGAACGTCAACCGATGAATACAGGGATTGACCCACGACCGAACGAACTCTATATGTTACCAGCTGATGACCCATTCTACATGAAGTTAGCGTTGTTCGATAAGTTTGCGTTACATTATTTAAATCACATGCATAACGACATTCCAGATAATCTTGCAAGAGTTAAACCGATTCGTAAGAAATACATCAATGTCATCACCGATAAGAAAAACTACATCCCGATCAGCTTCCTAGAAGGGTATAATCCAGTGGGATTTGCTTACGAAGCGAAAGATGAAGTACTCATCATCGTAGGTAATGCCAATCCATTTGATGCACAACACGTGAAGATTGATTTAAGACCGATTCGCAAGCGTTTCGATTTAAATCAGAATGAAGGTCGTATCTTGTATGCGATGCATGAATCCGGCCCTAGAATGTTCTATGAATTCGATGAAAACCAAAACCCATATTTCTTCATGGGTGCTGGTGAAGTTAAAATCTTGGTATTACAAAAAAACAAATCAAAATAG
- a CDS encoding YolD-like family protein yields the protein MSKYVDRGIIKWSPFDGLAGFNDMFTELRNRLTRMDKPILLDDRLEELDLALQNASENNQQVLIEYYYDGHVRYTEGTILKIDRIHHRILMDTKQTLGIEDILNIHEIQAE from the coding sequence ATGAGTAAATATGTTGATCGGGGTATCATCAAATGGTCACCGTTTGATGGGTTGGCAGGGTTCAATGATATGTTCACAGAACTCAGAAATCGTTTGACACGCATGGATAAGCCGATTTTGTTGGATGACCGCTTGGAAGAACTGGATTTGGCCCTCCAAAACGCATCCGAAAACAACCAGCAAGTGCTCATCGAATATTACTACGATGGGCATGTGAGATACACGGAAGGCACCATACTTAAAATTGATCGCATTCATCACCGTATTTTGATGGATACGAAACAAACACTTGGGATTGAAGATATCTTAAATATCCATGAAATACAGGCTGAATGA
- a CDS encoding TPM domain-containing protein, producing MKRLWKWLFISAFSLLLVSCKQNKYPDPTFRYYVNDYAESLMQYTERLITAQNRYLYEEYGDIQIVYATFLVQDVSEIADYDRVEIFEQWAPGNKDTDMGLLVLIFVNEYVDDGITYQDILEVQMEPGYGLEEYLTPTEMNMMRENYFYADIHYGIIDMKLMQFQYELLNLLYDKVYGEEPLPYDMDEFYDDMMDAPYVHEDTGSTDILGLILSILSINGLNIGSGWGIALIVVLLGFGGGFTVIKIRGGGGGSGGRGI from the coding sequence ATGAAACGCCTTTGGAAATGGCTATTCATTTCCGCTTTCAGTCTTCTGCTTGTTTCCTGTAAGCAAAACAAATACCCAGATCCAACGTTTCGTTACTATGTCAATGATTACGCAGAATCACTCATGCAATACACAGAACGGCTGATTACGGCCCAAAATCGTTATCTATATGAAGAATATGGTGACATTCAAATTGTGTACGCAACTTTCTTAGTACAGGATGTGAGTGAGATTGCAGATTATGACCGTGTAGAAATATTTGAACAGTGGGCACCTGGTAATAAAGACACCGACATGGGCCTTTTGGTGCTGATATTCGTCAATGAGTACGTTGATGACGGGATCACTTATCAAGATATCCTTGAAGTTCAAATGGAACCTGGTTATGGTTTAGAAGAATATTTGACCCCGACTGAAATGAATATGATGCGTGAGAATTATTTTTACGCAGATATTCATTATGGCATCATCGATATGAAATTGATGCAATTCCAATATGAGCTACTCAATTTACTGTATGATAAAGTTTATGGTGAAGAACCACTACCTTATGATATGGATGAATTTTATGATGATATGATGGATGCACCTTATGTCCATGAAGATACTGGTTCAACCGACATCTTAGGTTTGATACTCAGTATTCTTTCCATCAATGGCTTGAACATAGGGTCAGGTTGGGGTATCGCACTCATCGTCGTTTTATTGGGATTCGGTGGTGGATTCACAGTCATCAAAATCCGTGGCGGTGGTGGTGGCAGTGGTGGTCGAGGTATATAA
- a CDS encoding DUF3137 domain-containing protein, with product MTIEQFVQKQIKYQTIRRIAVIVAVLSPLGFFAGIWWLSILIVVLIIACIGVYMNLQERYTQLALSFKKDHLKQAIESRYPNVRFDMNKGFLPIDVYGSKLIERGDIFKSEDMLQGKIGTTRFRTADVKIQFERLGRNGRQIITRFSGKYYEIELPFIINKPVYIVNNGAEKFGIKLGLPRVDFEYIDFNNEVDVYASDTEAAFKLLKPKAMESILKLRQKYGSVAFAFFNKTMVVAMEGRNSFEFYIHRKIDKHFLETIEQEIQTLIDLSTSVK from the coding sequence ATGACCATTGAACAGTTTGTCCAAAAACAAATAAAGTACCAAACCATTCGCCGTATCGCGGTGATTGTCGCTGTCTTATCACCATTGGGTTTTTTTGCAGGCATTTGGTGGCTTTCTATCCTAATTGTTGTATTAATCATTGCTTGTATTGGTGTATACATGAATTTACAAGAACGCTATACCCAATTGGCATTATCCTTTAAAAAAGATCACCTTAAACAAGCGATTGAATCCCGTTATCCAAATGTTCGATTTGATATGAATAAAGGCTTTTTGCCCATCGATGTTTATGGGTCTAAGTTGATTGAACGTGGCGATATTTTCAAAAGTGAAGACATGCTTCAAGGCAAGATCGGAACTACCCGGTTTAGAACCGCTGATGTGAAGATTCAATTTGAACGTTTGGGCCGTAACGGTCGTCAAATCATCACCCGTTTTAGTGGAAAATATTATGAGATAGAGTTACCATTTATTATCAATAAACCAGTTTATATCGTGAACAACGGGGCAGAAAAGTTTGGTATTAAATTGGGCTTACCAAGGGTAGATTTTGAATACATTGACTTTAACAATGAAGTCGATGTGTATGCTTCTGATACCGAGGCTGCATTTAAATTACTTAAACCAAAAGCAATGGAAAGCATCTTAAAATTACGACAAAAATATGGATCTGTGGCTTTCGCATTTTTCAATAAAACCATGGTGGTAGCGATGGAAGGTCGCAATAGCTTTGAATTCTATATTCACCGAAAAATTGACAAACACTTTTTAGAAACCATCGAACAGGAGATTCAAACATTAATTGATTTATCGACTTCAGTGAAATAG
- a CDS encoding prephenate dehydratase: MKKIAMLGPKNTYSEVAAKVYQNHTKTTYTFSYQKRIADVFEAMNTDTIGIIPIENTLEGYVQQHLDYLLEYPTYTITQELRLDVAFTCISHVPLASIETLYVQYATKNQCQKFIAKLDGVNLVVTDSNSQSYEAYLKDYSSAVIIPNHIYEEGMAPYDYVNITDESHNQTRFWIIESKERLDATYEDYKMAMVFTPRVDRPGLLLSIVEAFAKAEINLISIMSRPTKKAMGTYHFFIELECKLSQVSQIKTILKTLSTAMDVRLLGIFPDLSA, translated from the coding sequence ATGAAAAAAATCGCTATGCTTGGACCTAAAAACACCTATTCAGAGGTGGCTGCGAAGGTCTATCAAAATCATACAAAAACAACCTATACATTCAGCTATCAAAAGCGTATTGCTGATGTGTTTGAAGCGATGAACACTGATACAATTGGAATCATCCCCATTGAAAATACACTAGAGGGCTATGTTCAACAGCATTTGGATTATTTGTTAGAGTATCCCACGTATACAATCACTCAAGAACTGAGACTCGATGTCGCTTTTACTTGTATTAGTCATGTACCACTAGCATCCATTGAAACGCTATATGTACAATACGCTACCAAAAATCAATGTCAAAAATTTATTGCAAAACTCGATGGCGTGAATCTCGTCGTGACAGATAGTAACTCGCAGTCATATGAGGCATATTTAAAAGATTATAGTAGTGCAGTAATCATTCCAAACCATATCTATGAAGAAGGAATGGCACCATATGACTATGTAAATATCACCGATGAGTCTCATAACCAGACACGGTTTTGGATCATTGAATCTAAAGAACGATTAGACGCAACGTATGAAGATTACAAAATGGCTATGGTCTTCACGCCAAGGGTGGACAGACCAGGGCTATTGTTATCCATCGTTGAAGCGTTCGCAAAAGCCGAAATCAACCTCATTTCAATCATGTCTAGACCAACCAAAAAAGCGATGGGGACGTATCATTTCTTCATTGAATTGGAATGTAAGTTGTCACAAGTCTCTCAAATTAAAACGATTTTAAAAACATTATCAACAGCGATGGATGTCAGGTTATTGGGGATATTCCCAGACTTGTCAGCTTAA
- a CDS encoding LemA family protein translates to MGSKGIILGLAGFISLLIVITGITLMVGYNRLVDLDESINGRMAQIDNRLQERTDKIDQLVDVVEGYTAVEQSIFTMITEARTSYAAAKLAGDPDGMAEADALQVEAINALLAIVEDNPEIKSNQVYISLMIEISSMESALSTARLRYNESVETYNRSARQFPRVLFVQMFNFDTSKTYWKINDGAGEVPDINFGD, encoded by the coding sequence ATGGGTTCAAAAGGCATTATTTTAGGGTTGGCAGGTTTCATTAGCTTACTCATCGTTATCACAGGAATCACACTTATGGTTGGCTACAACCGTTTGGTTGATTTAGATGAATCTATCAATGGACGTATGGCACAAATCGATAATAGACTACAAGAAAGAACAGACAAGATTGATCAACTGGTCGACGTCGTCGAAGGATACACAGCGGTTGAACAATCGATTTTCACCATGATTACTGAAGCGCGTACATCCTACGCTGCTGCGAAACTCGCAGGTGATCCGGATGGCATGGCTGAAGCCGACGCTTTACAAGTTGAAGCCATCAACGCTTTATTAGCAATCGTCGAAGACAACCCGGAAATCAAATCGAATCAAGTATATATCAGTTTAATGATTGAAATCAGTTCCATGGAATCCGCATTGAGTACCGCGCGTTTAAGATACAACGAATCGGTTGAAACTTATAACCGTTCGGCCCGTCAATTCCCAAGGGTTTTATTTGTTCAAATGTTTAATTTTGATACCAGCAAAACCTATTGGAAAATCAATGATGGTGCCGGTGAAGTACCAGACATCAATTTTGGTGATTAG
- a CDS encoding Gfo/Idh/MocA family protein has product MITAILLGAGNRGEHAYGPYALQHPDEIQFVGVADANVVRLNSFSKKHNIPQNRQYTDYKDILNEPKMADVCFICLQDRMHYEPALKAIELGYDLFLEKPMAVSATEVIEIFNHAQKYKKNVMVGHVLRYTDFFNAIKQIIVSGEIGEVVTIQHNENVSYWHQAHSYVRGNWRNVETASPMILAKSCHDMDILSWLIQSKPTKVASFGSLSHFKASTMNDVPKRCMDGCPHQETCPYFAPKVYLNAPDWMKLPVSDDISDSAILEALKTGPYGRCVYRCDNDVVDHQVVSIEFENQATASFTMTAFTHENTRTIKVMGTKGEIRGHMDKNTLEVYTFGNERPKRIDLNHSQYGHGGGDQGIMAAFVQLINQKKFDLPSLEISTQAHLLAFMAETARLEGRVVKFDEFTKVKP; this is encoded by the coding sequence ATGATAACAGCGATTTTATTAGGGGCGGGTAACCGAGGTGAACACGCCTATGGACCGTACGCGTTGCAGCATCCAGATGAGATTCAATTTGTTGGTGTAGCAGATGCCAATGTGGTGCGTTTAAACTCTTTTTCTAAGAAGCACAACATTCCTCAAAATCGACAATATACAGATTACAAAGATATACTCAATGAACCAAAAATGGCCGATGTTTGCTTCATATGTCTTCAAGATCGCATGCATTATGAACCAGCACTCAAAGCCATTGAACTTGGGTATGATCTATTCTTAGAAAAACCGATGGCTGTTAGCGCAACTGAAGTCATTGAGATTTTTAATCATGCACAAAAATACAAGAAAAATGTCATGGTCGGTCATGTGTTAAGATATACCGACTTTTTCAACGCAATCAAACAAATCATTGTGTCTGGTGAAATTGGTGAAGTTGTCACGATACAACACAATGAAAATGTATCTTATTGGCACCAAGCACACAGTTATGTTCGTGGCAATTGGCGAAATGTTGAGACAGCGTCACCTATGATTCTAGCGAAATCATGTCACGATATGGATATCCTTTCTTGGTTGATTCAATCGAAACCTACCAAAGTCGCTTCATTTGGAAGTTTAAGTCATTTTAAAGCTTCAACCATGAACGACGTACCGAAACGTTGTATGGATGGCTGTCCACACCAGGAAACCTGTCCATATTTCGCACCCAAGGTCTATTTGAATGCACCGGATTGGATGAAATTGCCTGTTTCAGATGATATATCCGATTCAGCGATATTAGAAGCACTCAAAACGGGTCCTTATGGCCGTTGTGTGTACCGCTGTGATAACGATGTGGTCGATCACCAAGTGGTATCGATTGAATTTGAAAATCAAGCAACCGCTAGTTTTACGATGACCGCATTTACCCATGAAAATACCAGAACCATCAAAGTGATGGGGACCAAAGGGGAAATCCGTGGCCACATGGATAAAAATACCTTAGAGGTATATACGTTTGGCAACGAACGACCAAAACGCATCGATCTCAATCATAGTCAATATGGTCATGGCGGTGGAGACCAAGGCATTATGGCAGCGTTTGTTCAACTCATAAATCAAAAGAAATTTGATTTACCAAGCCTTGAAATTTCGACACAAGCCCATTTGTTGGCATTTATGGCTGAAACCGCTCGATTAGAAGGGCGTGTTGTAAAATTCGACGAATTTACGAAGGTCAAACCATGA
- the gpmI gene encoding 2,3-bisphosphoglycerate-independent phosphoglycerate mutase — protein sequence MSTKKFVGLIILDGQGLAPASDSNSVTLAKKPTLDGLLANYPNSKLQASEEAVGLPEGQMGNSEVGHLNLGAGRVVYQSLTRVNVAIKDGSFFQNQAFLDAIAHVKKFNSKLHIFGLAGDGGVHASSKHIIALMDLAKTHGLEQKTYYHAFLDGRDTPQTSGLGYVKELIEAGARIATVHGRYYAMDRDNNWDRLQKSVDAMTLGKGEEKDCPICGIEESYANGVTDEFVVPFIVNKKGLIEDNDAIIFANFRPDRAIRIATAFSNPSEVSKYYAEGKATFDASHIPHNLFFVSMMHYAYTVKGPIAFELNDLKNIYGQVIANAGLNQIRAAETEKYAHVTFFFDGGADYELKGATRILVPSPKVPTYDLKPEMSAYELTDKVVEALLTNNYDTMVLNFANPDMVGHTGSIEATTKAVEAVDECLGKVMKAIEQIGGTAIVLADHGNAEKMRDEFGKPHTAHTTNLVPVVVTKKGLKLRDGGALCDVAPTMLDLLGVEQPAEMTGKSLIIK from the coding sequence ATGAGTACAAAAAAATTTGTCGGATTAATTATTTTAGATGGTCAAGGGTTAGCACCTGCGAGTGATTCGAATTCAGTGACACTTGCGAAAAAACCCACATTGGATGGTCTTTTAGCCAACTATCCAAATAGCAAACTTCAAGCTTCTGAGGAAGCCGTTGGCTTACCTGAAGGTCAAATGGGTAACAGTGAAGTTGGTCATTTGAACTTAGGGGCTGGACGTGTTGTTTATCAATCCTTAACACGTGTCAATGTCGCAATCAAAGATGGTTCCTTTTTCCAAAACCAAGCGTTTTTAGACGCGATTGCACATGTGAAAAAATTCAACTCTAAATTACATATTTTCGGATTAGCTGGTGATGGTGGTGTCCACGCATCTTCAAAACACATCATCGCTTTGATGGATCTTGCGAAAACCCATGGATTAGAACAAAAAACCTATTACCATGCGTTCTTAGATGGTAGAGATACCCCTCAAACATCCGGTTTAGGTTATGTCAAAGAATTGATTGAAGCTGGTGCACGTATCGCGACCGTTCATGGCCGTTATTACGCAATGGACCGCGACAACAACTGGGATCGTTTACAAAAATCAGTTGACGCGATGACCCTAGGTAAAGGCGAAGAAAAAGACTGCCCAATTTGTGGTATTGAAGAATCTTACGCGAATGGCGTTACTGATGAATTTGTTGTCCCATTCATCGTCAATAAAAAAGGCTTAATTGAAGACAATGACGCAATCATTTTCGCAAACTTCCGTCCAGATAGAGCGATTCGTATCGCAACCGCTTTTTCTAACCCAAGTGAAGTATCCAAATACTACGCTGAAGGTAAAGCAACCTTTGATGCATCCCATATCCCACACAACTTATTTTTTGTTTCAATGATGCATTATGCATATACTGTGAAAGGTCCAATCGCATTTGAACTCAATGACTTAAAAAATATTTATGGTCAAGTCATCGCGAATGCAGGTCTCAATCAAATCAGAGCCGCAGAAACTGAAAAGTATGCCCATGTCACCTTCTTCTTCGATGGTGGAGCGGATTATGAACTTAAAGGTGCAACCCGTATTTTAGTACCTTCTCCAAAAGTACCAACCTACGATTTAAAACCGGAAATGAGCGCTTATGAACTCACCGATAAAGTCGTTGAAGCGTTATTGACTAACAACTATGACACCATGGTGTTGAACTTCGCAAACCCAGATATGGTTGGTCATACCGGATCGATTGAAGCCACCACAAAAGCGGTTGAAGCGGTCGATGAATGCTTAGGCAAAGTCATGAAAGCCATTGAACAAATCGGTGGTACAGCCATCGTCTTAGCAGACCATGGTAACGCTGAAAAAATGCGCGATGAGTTTGGTAAACCTCATACTGCACATACCACTAACCTAGTCCCGGTGGTTGTTACTAAGAAAGGTTTAAAACTACGTGATGGTGGCGCATTGTGTGATGTCGCACCAACCATGTTAGACTTACTTGGGGTTGAACAACCAGCCGAAATGACTGGAAAATCCTTAATCATTAAATAA
- a CDS encoding DUF3137 domain-containing protein — protein MNAHGYETKKSLYESLTVLGFVLVAFGFILFTAQPVIGFMLFIGGGILSVAMSTAFKKLSTQFKYEYVKKSIEELYPTTEFNPQKGFSKEEVYDTLVLNKEDRFASEDMIEGTLFNRRFRCADLHLQDVRSNGKSTTVVTVFRGRFYEIEFDKILSTPVYIVANQGMFTRFTGFEKMEMEYVAFNQAFDVFGQDALQTFRLIKPRFMEHVMSLKNRYKGIQFGFIGNKLYVAIKNGVDTFDLKMFKPIDYSYLNEIKTEFEDIKIMIETLTSEL, from the coding sequence ATGAACGCACACGGATATGAAACCAAGAAAAGCCTCTATGAAAGCCTAACTGTATTGGGTTTTGTTTTGGTTGCTTTCGGATTCATCTTATTTACCGCCCAACCAGTCATTGGTTTTATGTTGTTTATCGGTGGTGGCATTCTTTCGGTTGCTATGAGTACAGCATTTAAAAAACTCTCGACACAGTTTAAATATGAATATGTCAAAAAAAGCATCGAAGAGCTCTATCCAACCACAGAATTCAATCCACAAAAGGGATTTTCCAAAGAAGAAGTCTATGATACCTTGGTTTTAAATAAAGAAGACCGATTTGCGAGTGAAGACATGATTGAAGGTACACTATTCAACAGACGTTTTAGATGTGCTGATTTACATCTACAAGATGTTAGAAGTAATGGTAAGTCTACGACAGTGGTCACTGTATTCAGAGGTCGTTTTTATGAAATTGAATTTGATAAAATACTATCAACGCCGGTTTATATTGTTGCCAACCAAGGGATGTTTACTCGATTTACCGGATTTGAAAAGATGGAAATGGAATATGTCGCGTTTAACCAAGCCTTCGATGTGTTTGGACAAGATGCATTACAAACCTTTCGTTTAATCAAACCAAGGTTTATGGAACATGTGATGTCTTTAAAGAATCGATATAAAGGAATTCAGTTTGGTTTTATTGGCAATAAATTATATGTCGCGATTAAAAACGGGGTAGACACCTTTGATTTAAAGATGTTTAAACCGATTGATTATAGTTATTTGAACGAAATCAAAACCGAATTTGAAGACATCAAAATCATGATTGAAACGCTTACAAGTGAATTGTAA